Proteins encoded in a region of the Sulfurimonas marina genome:
- a CDS encoding FtsK/SpoIIIE family DNA translocase, translating to MRDTFFIFVFGVLVYLGFATILGTTSLMGSFGVSFASFNHQYFGYISYLYLFVLLYPLYKLYKDISFDIRKAEISIASFLILFSSLLAQALLIENEFRGKFGGDFVDFLSPYIGMFGLWVFWFVITLVAIVIVFEKDTSELIAHLMESVKRNPTTQHSFEEAPVQTTLKEEESRVEDVVEEETAVEQQSNTAVESVEEVIETPTQEHTIPHYEIDENIEEEIDKPAFLRQDTKNKQNILELANEIKEQKNTVIVEELEENKKLLEGIEQGKTEKPKNFKLPKLDFLQKPSKSSKSVDESELDGKISDLIEKLGHFKIDGDVVRTYAGPVVSTFEFKPAANVKVSKILNLQDDLAMALSAETIRIQAPIPGKDVVGIEIPNDTVETIYLRELLDDKLFQNSSSPLTIALGKDIVGKPFVTDLKKLPHLLIAGTTGSGKSVGINAMILSLLYKNSPDQLRLLMIDPKMLEFSIYNDIPHLLTPVITKPKQAIAALSNMVNEMERRYAAMADTRTKNIENYNEKAKKGGYEPFPYIVVIIDELADLMMTSGKDVEHSIARLAQMARASGIHLIVATQRPSVDVVTGLIKANLPSRISYRVGQKVDSKIILDQMGAESLLGRGDMLFTPPGATGLVRLHAPWSTEEEIEEIVEFIKSQREPNYDKSFLVEDNSDSSERSEVFEELDPLFEEAKSVVLNDRKTSISYLQRKLQIGYNRSARVIEQLEQEGILSAPNAKGIREIV from the coding sequence TTGAGGGATACTTTTTTTATATTTGTATTTGGTGTTTTAGTTTATTTAGGTTTTGCTACGATTTTAGGAACTACTTCGTTAATGGGAAGTTTCGGTGTAAGTTTTGCATCGTTTAACCATCAATATTTTGGTTATATATCGTACCTATACCTTTTCGTGTTACTTTACCCGCTTTATAAGCTTTACAAGGATATCAGTTTTGATATTCGCAAAGCTGAAATAAGCATAGCTTCTTTTTTAATCCTTTTTTCTTCCCTTTTAGCACAGGCTCTTTTGATCGAAAATGAATTTCGAGGAAAATTTGGCGGTGATTTTGTAGACTTTCTCTCTCCTTATATCGGGATGTTCGGTTTATGGGTTTTCTGGTTTGTGATCACACTTGTGGCTATAGTGATTGTATTTGAAAAAGATACTTCTGAACTTATTGCCCATCTAATGGAATCTGTAAAACGTAATCCCACTACACAGCACTCATTTGAAGAGGCTCCCGTACAAACAACTCTAAAAGAAGAAGAAAGCCGTGTAGAAGATGTAGTTGAAGAGGAAACAGCAGTTGAACAGCAGAGTAATACTGCTGTTGAGAGTGTTGAAGAGGTTATAGAAACACCGACGCAAGAACATACAATTCCACACTATGAGATCGACGAGAACATAGAAGAAGAGATTGACAAACCTGCATTTTTAAGACAAGACACAAAAAATAAACAAAACATTTTAGAACTTGCAAATGAGATCAAAGAGCAAAAAAATACGGTAATTGTAGAAGAGCTAGAGGAAAATAAAAAACTTCTAGAGGGGATTGAACAGGGAAAAACAGAGAAACCAAAGAACTTTAAATTGCCGAAATTGGACTTTTTACAAAAGCCGTCAAAATCTTCAAAGTCAGTTGATGAGAGTGAACTTGACGGGAAAATTAGTGATCTTATAGAAAAACTTGGACATTTTAAAATAGACGGTGATGTTGTTCGTACCTATGCAGGGCCTGTTGTTTCTACTTTTGAGTTTAAACCTGCTGCAAACGTAAAAGTAAGTAAGATTCTAAACCTACAAGATGACCTTGCTATGGCACTTTCAGCTGAGACGATCCGTATTCAGGCACCGATTCCGGGTAAAGATGTAGTTGGGATCGAGATACCAAACGATACAGTTGAGACTATCTACTTACGCGAACTGTTAGATGACAAACTGTTTCAAAATTCATCTTCACCGCTTACTATTGCACTTGGAAAAGATATTGTAGGGAAACCTTTCGTAACAGATCTAAAAAAGCTTCCACACTTGCTTATTGCAGGAACAACAGGTAGTGGTAAGTCTGTCGGTATCAATGCGATGATCCTTTCATTACTATATAAAAACTCACCTGATCAGCTGCGTCTTTTAATGATTGACCCGAAAATGCTGGAGTTTTCGATCTACAATGACATTCCGCATCTACTGACTCCGGTTATTACAAAACCTAAGCAGGCGATTGCAGCATTAAGTAACATGGTAAACGAAATGGAACGCCGTTATGCAGCAATGGCTGATACACGTACTAAAAACATTGAAAACTATAATGAGAAAGCGAAGAAGGGTGGATATGAACCGTTCCCTTATATTGTAGTTATCATTGATGAGTTAGCAGACCTTATGATGACAAGTGGAAAAGATGTTGAACACTCAATTGCAAGACTTGCACAGATGGCAAGAGCTTCTGGGATTCACTTGATTGTTGCAACGCAAAGACCATCTGTGGATGTTGTAACGGGTCTTATCAAAGCAAACCTTCCTTCACGTATCTCTTACAGAGTAGGGCAAAAAGTTGATTCTAAAATTATCTTGGATCAAATGGGTGCAGAGTCTTTACTTGGACGCGGGGATATGCTTTTTACACCTCCGGGTGCAACTGGACTTGTACGTCTTCATGCTCCATGGAGTACTGAAGAGGAGATCGAAGAGATCGTAGAGTTTATTAAGTCTCAAAGAGAACCTAACTACGACAAAAGCTTTTTAGTTGAGGATAATAGTGATTCATCTGAAAGAAGTGAAGTGTTTGAAGAATTAGATCCTCTTTTTGAAGAGGCAAAAAGCGTAGTACTTAACGATCGTAAAACATCGATCTCTTACCTTCAAAGAAAACTCCAAATCGGTTACAACAGATCTGCAAGAGTGATAGAACAGCTTGAACAAGAGGGAATATTGTCTGCTCCGAATGCAAAAGGGATTAGAGAGATAGTGTAA
- a CDS encoding ABC transporter permease, which translates to MKKNLVTYLVKKFLRFDKEQPFIFISALLAFLGITLGVMVLLIAMALMNGFDNEFKKKLTIMNYPLTVLPKFYGSVNQELLIELESKFPNLHFSPYVQSAVISKSGSKLEGGYIFGVDFQDEANVNSVLKKAIGDQQFNKFDVIVGKSLQEEYMLSKGDKLMYIFTNVEPGGFSVTPKLKRFHVQSTFDSGLSAYDKAYHYTSLAALQTLLHMPSDMYDGIHIYSENPREDIVQIAEELPVSVSIKGWWQDNVNFFAALEMEKTSLFIVLMLIILIASINIISSLLMTVMNRRGEIALLLSLGTTTAEIKKVFLYLGIVIGISGIIAGVVLGLSGIWVLGTFDIIDLPKDVYPTATLPLDLDMSDFFMIVSGAFVIVVLSSYYPAKKASEVDILTVLRNE; encoded by the coding sequence TTGAAAAAGAATTTAGTTACATATCTAGTAAAAAAGTTTCTGCGCTTTGATAAAGAACAACCTTTTATCTTTATCTCTGCACTTTTAGCTTTTTTAGGTATCACTTTAGGTGTTATGGTGCTTCTTATCGCCATGGCACTTATGAACGGCTTTGATAATGAGTTTAAAAAGAAACTCACTATTATGAATTATCCTTTAACAGTTTTACCAAAGTTCTACGGTTCTGTTAATCAAGAACTCCTTATTGAATTAGAATCAAAATTTCCAAATTTACATTTTAGTCCCTATGTACAATCAGCAGTGATCTCAAAAAGCGGCTCGAAACTAGAGGGAGGCTATATCTTCGGTGTAGATTTTCAAGATGAAGCAAATGTAAATAGTGTCCTTAAAAAAGCTATAGGGGATCAGCAGTTTAATAAGTTTGATGTAATTGTCGGAAAATCTTTGCAGGAAGAGTATATGCTTAGCAAGGGTGACAAGCTTATGTATATCTTTACAAATGTTGAGCCGGGCGGTTTTAGCGTAACGCCAAAACTAAAAAGATTCCATGTACAATCAACATTTGATTCAGGGCTATCAGCGTATGATAAAGCGTATCACTATACATCTTTAGCAGCACTGCAGACACTGCTTCATATGCCTTCAGATATGTATGACGGTATCCATATCTACTCTGAGAATCCAAGAGAGGATATTGTACAAATTGCAGAGGAGTTACCTGTTAGTGTAAGCATTAAAGGGTGGTGGCAAGACAATGTAAACTTTTTTGCCGCTTTAGAGATGGAAAAAACCTCTTTATTTATTGTTTTAATGCTTATTATCTTGATCGCATCTATTAATATTATCTCATCACTTCTTATGACTGTAATGAACAGAAGAGGGGAGATCGCACTTTTACTCTCCCTTGGTACTACAACTGCAGAGATCAAAAAAGTGTTCTTATACCTAGGTATAGTTATAGGAATTAGCGGAATAATTGCAGGTGTAGTTCTTGGTCTTAGCGGTATATGGGTTCTTGGGACATTTGATATTATCGATCTTCCAAAAGATGTGTATCCAACTGCAACACTTCCACTTGACCTTGATATGAGCGACTTTTTTATGATCGTCTCAGGTGCATTTGTAATTGTTGTATTATCTTCTTATTATCCCGCTAAAAAAGCGAGCGAGGTAGATATTTTAACTGTATTGCGTAACGAATAG
- the secA gene encoding preprotein translocase subunit SecA yields the protein MLQALFGKIIGTANDRELKKYLKRVKNINELEEKYGALDDDALKSAFNGLKEAVLSGEKTLDDVLNDSFAITREASKRVLGMRHFDVQLVGGMVLHEGKISEMKTGEGKTLVATLPIILNAMEGKGVHLVTVNDYLAKRDSSEMSPLYNFLGYSVGTILEDMHDAAEKKAAYDADITYGTNNEFGFDYLRDNMSYSKENQVQRQHNFVVIDEVDSILIDEARTPLIISGPTNHKMQDYIRANSVALGLEKETHFTVDEKDKIVLLTEEGITKAEELFEVENLYSVENSSLSHVLDQALKANYVFENDVDYVVRNNEVVIVDEFTGRLSEGRRFSEGLHQALEAKEGVEIKEETQTLADITFQNYFRMYDKLAGMTGTAETEATELAQIYSLDVVSIPTNIPIARQDLNDLIYKTEIEKFNAVIAKIKELQANGQPVLIGTASIEKSEVLHQLLKQEKIPHTVLNAKNHEQEGEIIKDAGKKGAVTIATNMAGRGVDIKVNDEVRALGGLYIVGTERHENRRIDNQLRGRSGRQGDPGITQFYLSLEDNLLRIFGSDKIKSIMERLGVEDGEYIESKMVTRAVEKAQKKVENMHYEGRKHILEYDDVANEQRKIIYRFRNQLLDNEYDIATKVDEIREEYIAYILGEAGIYDGLPEEDYNLEKLAELLQEEINTFVDADSLKSLEYEKLYTHILEGVKASYDEKMSILDEETRNDVARELYLRELDNAWRDHLYAMDGMKTGIRLRAYNQKDPLVEYKKEAYNLFTELTQSLKLNVIKTLQIIQFKVDSAEEEAARLAEELAERQKQQDALAQLNLSSSGSDDESVTSKKPARNDPCPCGSGKKYKQCCGKSGPKKGVFAS from the coding sequence ATGCTACAAGCATTATTTGGTAAGATTATCGGTACAGCTAACGATAGAGAATTAAAAAAATATTTAAAACGTGTAAAAAATATAAACGAACTCGAAGAAAAATACGGGGCTTTAGATGATGATGCTTTAAAGTCTGCATTTAATGGTTTAAAAGAGGCAGTATTAAGCGGTGAAAAGACACTTGATGATGTTTTAAACGACTCATTTGCTATTACAAGAGAAGCTTCTAAACGTGTTCTTGGTATGAGACATTTTGATGTTCAGCTTGTAGGTGGTATGGTTTTACATGAGGGAAAAATCTCTGAGATGAAAACAGGTGAGGGGAAAACACTTGTTGCGACTCTTCCTATTATCCTTAATGCTATGGAAGGTAAGGGCGTACATCTTGTTACAGTTAATGATTATCTTGCTAAGCGTGACTCGAGTGAGATGTCTCCACTTTATAACTTCTTAGGTTACAGTGTCGGTACGATACTTGAAGATATGCACGATGCTGCTGAGAAAAAAGCTGCTTACGATGCCGATATCACTTACGGTACAAATAATGAGTTTGGATTTGATTATCTAAGAGACAATATGAGCTACTCTAAAGAGAATCAGGTGCAGCGTCAGCACAACTTTGTTGTAATCGATGAAGTTGACTCTATTTTAATTGATGAGGCTAGAACACCTTTAATTATTTCAGGTCCAACGAACCATAAAATGCAGGATTATATCCGTGCAAACTCGGTAGCGCTCGGCTTAGAAAAAGAGACACATTTTACGGTAGATGAAAAAGATAAAATTGTTTTATTGACTGAAGAGGGGATCACAAAAGCTGAAGAGCTTTTTGAAGTTGAAAACCTTTACAGTGTTGAGAACTCTTCACTTTCACACGTTTTAGACCAAGCTCTTAAAGCAAACTACGTTTTCGAAAACGATGTTGATTATGTTGTAAGAAACAACGAAGTAGTGATCGTAGATGAGTTTACGGGACGTTTAAGCGAAGGGAGACGTTTCTCTGAAGGGCTTCACCAAGCGTTAGAAGCAAAAGAGGGCGTTGAGATCAAAGAGGAAACGCAAACACTTGCAGATATTACTTTCCAAAACTACTTTAGAATGTATGACAAGTTAGCGGGTATGACGGGTACGGCTGAAACTGAAGCAACGGAACTTGCACAAATTTACAGCCTGGATGTTGTATCTATCCCTACAAATATTCCGATCGCAAGACAAGACTTAAATGACCTTATTTACAAAACTGAGATTGAGAAGTTTAATGCTGTAATTGCAAAGATTAAAGAACTTCAGGCAAACGGACAGCCTGTTCTTATCGGTACAGCTTCGATCGAAAAGTCTGAAGTGTTACACCAGCTACTTAAACAAGAGAAGATTCCACACACTGTACTAAATGCTAAGAATCACGAGCAAGAGGGTGAGATCATTAAGGATGCAGGTAAAAAAGGTGCTGTAACGATCGCTACAAATATGGCGGGTCGTGGTGTTGATATTAAAGTAAACGATGAAGTACGCGCACTTGGCGGTTTATATATTGTAGGTACGGAAAGACATGAAAACCGTCGTATTGACAATCAGCTTCGTGGACGTTCAGGTCGTCAGGGTGATCCTGGTATAACTCAATTTTACCTCTCTTTAGAAGATAACTTACTTCGTATTTTCGGATCTGACAAGATCAAGTCTATTATGGAGAGACTAGGTGTTGAAGACGGCGAATATATAGAATCTAAAATGGTAACTCGTGCGGTTGAAAAAGCGCAGAAAAAAGTTGAAAATATGCACTATGAAGGTCGTAAGCATATTCTAGAGTATGATGATGTTGCAAATGAGCAGAGAAAAATCATCTACAGATTTAGAAATCAGCTTCTTGATAACGAGTACGACATCGCTACAAAAGTGGATGAGATCAGAGAAGAATATATCGCATACATACTTGGTGAAGCAGGTATCTACGACGGACTTCCTGAAGAGGATTATAATTTAGAAAAACTTGCAGAGCTTCTTCAAGAGGAGATCAATACTTTTGTAGATGCAGATTCTCTAAAATCTTTAGAGTATGAAAAACTCTACACACATATCTTAGAGGGTGTAAAAGCTTCATATGATGAAAAGATGTCAATTCTAGATGAAGAGACAAGAAACGATGTTGCTAGAGAGCTTTATCTAAGAGAGCTAGACAATGCGTGGAGAGATCATCTTTATGCAATGGACGGTATGAAAACAGGTATCCGTTTACGTGCATATAACCAAAAAGATCCATTGGTTGAGTATAAAAAAGAGGCATATAACCTCTTTACGGAACTTACACAAAGTCTGAAACTAAACGTTATCAAAACATTACAAATTATTCAGTTTAAAGTTGACTCTGCTGAGGAAGAAGCTGCAAGACTTGCAGAGGAGTTGGCTGAACGTCAAAAACAACAAGATGCATTAGCACAACTGAATCTTTCAAGCAGTGGTAGTGATGATGAAAGTGTAACGTCGAAAAAACCGGCAAGAAACGATCCATGTCCATGTGGAAGCGGTAAAAAGTACAAACAGTGTTGTGGTAAAAGCGGTCCTAAAAAAGGTGTATTTGCATCTTGA
- the lolA gene encoding LolA-like outer membrane lipoprotein chaperone — translation MKLNLLLVLLSSCAFANITELTSFQADFEQSITDEKNKKIVYKGDIQASQPHYALWKYDNPIEKTVYVLKNRVIMIEPDLEQAIIKTIDSNFDFFALIKSAKEIKKDTYTATFNNIKYTIYTKGIKIESIAYVDEFENEVTIMFKNQKVNEKVDLNIFNPYIPQGFDIIRD, via the coding sequence ATGAAATTAAACCTCTTACTTGTGCTTTTAAGTTCATGCGCTTTTGCAAATATTACAGAGTTGACAAGTTTTCAAGCTGACTTTGAACAAAGCATTACAGATGAGAAAAACAAAAAGATTGTTTACAAAGGAGATATTCAAGCTTCTCAGCCCCATTATGCGCTTTGGAAATACGACAATCCGATAGAAAAAACAGTTTATGTTCTAAAAAACAGAGTTATCATGATAGAGCCTGATCTAGAGCAGGCAATTATAAAAACAATCGATAGTAATTTTGACTTTTTTGCTTTAATAAAAAGTGCAAAAGAGATTAAAAAAGATACATACACGGCAACATTCAACAATATCAAATACACTATATATACAAAAGGTATTAAAATCGAGTCAATCGCTTATGTTGATGAGTTTGAAAACGAAGTAACTATTATGTTTAAAAATCAGAAAGTGAATGAAAAAGTAGATTTAAATATCTTTAACCCTTATATTCCGCAAGGATTCGATATTATCAGAGATTAA
- the acnB gene encoding bifunctional aconitate hydratase 2/2-methylisocitrate dehydratase encodes MGFREEYAAHVAEREALGVPPLPLTVKQTEEVIEFIKTGEYVEEMLELLENRVSPGVDDAAYVKAGFLNELAMEEHHVAAIAPEKAVEMLGTMLGGYNVKPLVNSLSSKNEAVVKAAVKALSHTLLVYDAFNDVEELHKAGNAAATEVMTSWANAEWFTSKPALAEKITVSVFKVPGETNTDDLSPASEAFTRSDIPLHANSMLVAKMDNPIETINELKTKGHPVAYVGDVVGTGSSRKSGVNSVQWHMGEDIPGVPNKRTGGVVLGGIIAPIFFATCEDSGALPLELDVTNMETGDVVEIYPYKGEAHKNGECIATFSLRPNTITDEVRAGGRIPLIIGRGLTSKARSVLGMGSSDIFLTAEQPADNGKGYTLAQKMVGKACGMEGVRPGMYCEPEMSTVGSQDTTGPMTRDEIKELAALGFNADLVMQSFCHTAAYPKPSDVTMHNTLPDFISMRSGVALRPGDGVIHSWLNRMVLPDTVGTGADSHTRFPIGISFPGGSGIVAFAGVTGSMPLTMPESVLVRFKGEMQPGITLRDLVNAIPHQAIKEGLLTVEKKGKKNIFAGRILEIEGLPTLKAEQAFELSDASAERSAAACTVRLDKEPVIEYLKSNIVLLQSMIDAGYEDHRTLARRITKMEEWLENPQLMEPDADAEYAAVIEIDLDQITEPILACPNDPDDVATLSEVLASDRPTNIDEVFVGSCMTNIGHYRALGEVLKGEGAVPGRLWVCPPTKMDEKQLTEEGYYALFGAAGARTEIPGCSLCMGNQARVADNAVVFSTSTRNFDNRLGKGAQVYLGSAELAAVCSLLGKIPTKEEYLNLTKKIVGKEADIYKYLNFNLIQDYKLA; translated from the coding sequence ATGGGATTTAGAGAAGAATATGCTGCTCACGTAGCAGAAAGAGAAGCTTTAGGCGTTCCTCCACTACCACTTACTGTTAAACAAACAGAAGAGGTAATCGAATTTATCAAAACTGGTGAATATGTTGAAGAGATGTTAGAACTTCTTGAAAACCGTGTATCTCCAGGTGTTGATGATGCTGCTTATGTAAAAGCTGGATTCTTAAATGAACTAGCAATGGAAGAGCATCACGTAGCTGCAATTGCTCCTGAAAAAGCAGTTGAAATGCTTGGAACTATGCTTGGTGGTTACAATGTGAAACCATTAGTAAACTCATTAAGTTCAAAAAATGAAGCTGTTGTAAAAGCTGCTGTTAAAGCACTTTCTCACACTTTACTTGTTTATGATGCATTTAATGACGTAGAAGAGTTACACAAAGCTGGTAACGCTGCTGCTACTGAGGTTATGACTTCATGGGCAAATGCAGAGTGGTTTACTTCAAAACCTGCATTAGCTGAAAAGATCACTGTATCTGTATTTAAAGTTCCTGGTGAAACAAATACGGATGATTTATCTCCAGCATCTGAAGCGTTTACTCGTTCAGATATCCCTTTACATGCAAACTCTATGCTTGTTGCTAAAATGGATAACCCGATTGAGACTATCAATGAACTAAAAACAAAAGGTCACCCTGTTGCTTATGTTGGTGATGTTGTTGGTACTGGTTCTTCAAGAAAGTCTGGTGTTAACTCTGTTCAATGGCACATGGGTGAAGATATTCCAGGTGTTCCAAACAAACGTACTGGTGGTGTAGTTCTTGGTGGTATTATCGCTCCGATTTTCTTCGCTACTTGTGAAGATTCTGGTGCATTACCATTAGAGTTAGATGTTACAAATATGGAAACTGGTGATGTTGTAGAGATCTATCCATATAAAGGTGAAGCTCACAAAAACGGTGAGTGTATTGCAACATTTAGCTTACGTCCAAATACTATTACTGACGAAGTTCGTGCTGGTGGTCGTATTCCGTTAATCATCGGTCGTGGTTTAACTTCAAAAGCTCGTTCAGTTCTAGGTATGGGTTCATCTGATATCTTCTTAACTGCTGAGCAACCGGCTGATAACGGTAAAGGTTATACTTTAGCTCAAAAAATGGTTGGTAAAGCTTGTGGTATGGAAGGTGTTCGTCCAGGTATGTACTGTGAGCCAGAGATGAGTACTGTTGGTTCTCAAGATACAACTGGTCCTATGACTCGTGATGAGATCAAAGAACTTGCTGCTCTTGGATTCAACGCTGACTTAGTAATGCAATCTTTCTGTCACACTGCGGCATATCCAAAACCGTCAGATGTTACAATGCATAACACTTTACCAGACTTTATCTCAATGAGAAGTGGTGTTGCTTTACGTCCGGGTGATGGTGTTATCCACTCTTGGTTAAATAGAATGGTTCTTCCAGATACTGTTGGTACTGGTGCGGATTCACATACACGTTTCCCAATTGGTATCTCTTTCCCTGGTGGTTCAGGTATCGTTGCATTCGCTGGTGTTACTGGTTCTATGCCACTTACTATGCCAGAGTCTGTTCTTGTAAGATTCAAAGGTGAAATGCAACCGGGTATCACTTTACGTGACCTTGTAAATGCTATTCCTCACCAAGCTATTAAAGAGGGTCTTTTAACAGTTGAGAAAAAAGGTAAGAAAAATATCTTTGCTGGTCGTATCTTAGAGATCGAAGGTTTACCAACTTTAAAAGCTGAGCAAGCGTTTGAGCTTTCTGATGCTTCTGCTGAGCGTTCAGCTGCTGCTTGTACAGTAAGATTAGACAAAGAGCCTGTAATTGAGTACTTAAAATCTAACATCGTTCTTCTTCAATCTATGATTGACGCTGGATATGAAGATCACAGAACTCTTGCTCGTCGTATTACGAAAATGGAAGAGTGGTTAGAAAACCCACAATTAATGGAGCCGGATGCTGATGCTGAATACGCTGCAGTAATCGAAATTGATCTAGACCAAATTACTGAACCGATCTTAGCTTGTCCTAATGATCCGGATGATGTTGCTACATTAAGTGAAGTTCTTGCTTCTGATAGACCAACTAACATTGATGAAGTATTCGTTGGTTCTTGTATGACAAACATCGGTCACTACCGTGCTCTTGGTGAAGTTCTTAAAGGTGAAGGTGCTGTTCCAGGTCGTCTATGGGTATGTCCTCCGACAAAAATGGATGAGAAACAATTAACTGAAGAGGGTTACTACGCTCTATTTGGTGCTGCTGGTGCTAGAACAGAGATCCCTGGATGTTCATTATGTATGGGTAACCAAGCGCGTGTTGCTGACAATGCTGTTGTATTCTCAACATCTACTCGTAACTTCGATAACCGTTTAGGTAAAGGTGCTCAAGTTTATCTTGGTTCTGCAGAGTTAGCTGCTGTATGTTCACTTCTTGGAAAAATTCCAACTAAAGAAGAGTACTTAAACTTAACGAAGAAAATTGTAGGTAAAGAAGCAGATATCTATAAATATCTAAACTTCAACCTAATCCAAGACTACAAACTAGCATAG